From the genome of Halobacteriovoraceae bacterium:
GTTGATGCGACACAAGTGACAAGGGCCTTTAGACCCTTTATGTCTAGACAAGGTCGAGTTTTGGAAATTAAACAAACAAATACAATCATCATTCAAGATACAGGACATAATATTAATAGACTTATGAGACTGATCCGCTTTGTTGACGTTCCTGGTTACGAAGAAACATTGCAAATTATCAAGGTAAAACATTCTTCGGCCCAAGAAATCGCCACTCTTCTAGATAAAATTCTTCAAAGTGGAAATTCATCGCGTAGTAGAAGAACTCGATCAAAAAGATCATCATCTGAATCAGAAGATATTTCAAAAATTATTGCTGAACCTCGTACGAACTCCATTATTGCAATGGCCAACGCAGATGGAGCTAAAAGATTAAGAGAACTTATCCAAAAACTTGATACAAAACAAGCATCCTCTACTTCAGGTCAAATACATGTATATTATTTAAATCATGGTGATGCTAAAACGTTGGCAGAAACTCTGAATAAGCTTGTCACTGGGCAAGTGAAGAAAAAAACAACATCACGATTTGCTAAAAGATCTGCTGATGAAGATGAAACTGCTCTTTTTAACAATCAGGTTAAAATCACTGCTGATGAGAAAAACAATGCATTAGTTATTACTGCTGCGCCAACTGATTATTTAACCATTAAATCAGTTATCCACAAACTCGATGTTCCAAGAGATCAGGTATATGTCGAGGCCATTATTATGGAAACCACTGTTAGAAACACAAACTCATTTGGAGTGAGTCTACTTGGTGCCTATGGATCAGGAGCTAAATTCTGGGGAGTTGGAGATAGTCAGGGGGATATCATAGGATTACTTACGCAAAGTTCACTTTCTTTAGGACAGTTCTTCGTGGGATTAGGTGCTGGCAAAACACGAACTTTAAAGCTTGGGAATACGGATGTAAGCGTTAATTCTGTAAACGGACTGATTAAAGCGATTGCTTCAAACTCAAATACAAACGTATTGGCCACTCCACAAATCATGGCCATTGATAATGAGGAAGCTACGTTTTCTGTTGGGGATGAAATTCCAATTCCGAAAACGACAATTGCTAATAACCAAACACAAGTTTCAACAGATACTCAAGATGTAAAATTAACATTGAAAATTACACCTCAAATCAATAAGGCCTCGAGATATATCAAAATGAAAATCGACCAAGATATTCGAGACTTTTCTAACGTTGAGCTACCGCAGTCACTTCAAAATAGTGGGGTTGCAATTAAAACAAGAAAAACTGTAACCACAGTAAACGTTAGAGATAAAGATACAATTGCGATGGGTGGACTAATGCGAGATAGAATAAATGAAACAGTTGCAAAGGTTCCGCTGCTTGGAGATATCCCAATTCTTGGTTGGTTATTTAAAAATAAGAAAAAAGATGTTGAAAAGGTAAATATGATCTTTTTCCTCACCCCTACTATACTTTCAAACTACCAAAAAAATATGTCCGAGAATGTGAAAGATGTCCTCCTTAGAAGAGCAGGACATCTAGAACAAGTTCATGGTGAGAATGATCCTTTTGGAACAACAATTAAAGGAATATATGAAAAAGTTCAAAAACAAAGTGAGGGACCACTTTATGACAAAGATGATGTCCAAGATTATCAAGATGAATCGATTGATCCTACTTCAGTTGAGGTAGAAAATAAAAAAGAAATAGTACAAGATGTACCAGAGAAAAAGGCAGCCCCTAAACGGAGTAAATAGTGTGAGTGATGCTTTAGATACAAGACCAGTAAAAAAGAAGATTAAAATTGGTGAATTACTTATAAAGCACACCAATTTAACAGAAAAGCAACTTAACGAAGCACTTGAAACACAAAAAGAGCAAGGTGGACTTGTCGGTGAAATTCTCTTAGGGAAAGAATACATAAAGGCCTCTGATATAACGAGAGTTGTCTGTATACAGATGAATATCCCCTATATTGATGACTTTGATATTGATAATATTGATCCAAATATTATTATGGAAATTCCAATAAATTATGCTCGTTCTCAAGAAGTAATCCCAATCATTGAAACTGATTTTGATGTAACTATTGCCCTCACTGATCCGTTTAATTTTAATGTTATCAATGATATGGGAGAATTATTTCGTAAAGAAATAAAAATCATCACTTCTCCCTTGGAAAAAATAAACGCGGCCATAAACAAAGTTTACGAAAAGGCCAACAAAGATATTGTTCACTCCTTAGAAGATGAATTTGATGAGGGAATGGACCTTGACACAACAATTGACATCCTTGATTCTGGAGCAGATGAAGCTCCGGTTATTAGATTTGTAAACTCTATTATCTTCAGGGCCGTCAAAGAGAAGGCCTCAGATATTCACATTGAACCCTATGAGAAAGAAACTGTTTATCGATTCAGAATTAACGGTGTTATGCAGGAAGTTTTAAGACAACCCCTAAAAACCCATGCAGCAGTTAGTTCAAGAGTTAAAGTTATGGCCAAACTTGATATTGCAGAAAAGCGCTTACCTCAAGATGGTAGAATAAAACTCAAAATTGCTGGAAAAGATATCGACATACGTCTCTCTACTGTCCCGATTCAAAATGGTGAGAGAATCGTTATGCGTATTCTCGAAAAAAGTAATACAATTCTCCAGTTAGAAAAGCTCGGTTTTCAGGGAG
Proteins encoded in this window:
- the gspD gene encoding type II secretion system secretin GspD; the encoded protein is MVNKQTIFKLQVVLALALFCQLPALAQFKQFRSKTKLANNSSHSKAEVEVESEAEDSVTNDDPFGHDSGLGDIKLPKAKKDNRLVNLNPETAFGPEMIEKFEYTDVSLMDLTKDMQKLTGLNLILDTDLKGKVSIMAPAPITVGDAWKAYLTALNMKNYSIVKTGAFYKIISDRDVRYTTTKMYTGPYVPNTDNYVMRVIPLKNVDATQVTRAFRPFMSRQGRVLEIKQTNTIIIQDTGHNINRLMRLIRFVDVPGYEETLQIIKVKHSSAQEIATLLDKILQSGNSSRSRRTRSKRSSSESEDISKIIAEPRTNSIIAMANADGAKRLRELIQKLDTKQASSTSGQIHVYYLNHGDAKTLAETLNKLVTGQVKKKTTSRFAKRSADEDETALFNNQVKITADEKNNALVITAAPTDYLTIKSVIHKLDVPRDQVYVEAIIMETTVRNTNSFGVSLLGAYGSGAKFWGVGDSQGDIIGLLTQSSLSLGQFFVGLGAGKTRTLKLGNTDVSVNSVNGLIKAIASNSNTNVLATPQIMAIDNEEATFSVGDEIPIPKTTIANNQTQVSTDTQDVKLTLKITPQINKASRYIKMKIDQDIRDFSNVELPQSLQNSGVAIKTRKTVTTVNVRDKDTIAMGGLMRDRINETVAKVPLLGDIPILGWLFKNKKKDVEKVNMIFFLTPTILSNYQKNMSENVKDVLLRRAGHLEQVHGENDPFGTTIKGIYEKVQKQSEGPLYDKDDVQDYQDESIDPTSVEVENKKEIVQDVPEKKAAPKRSK
- the gspE gene encoding type II secretion system ATPase GspE gives rise to the protein MSDALDTRPVKKKIKIGELLIKHTNLTEKQLNEALETQKEQGGLVGEILLGKEYIKASDITRVVCIQMNIPYIDDFDIDNIDPNIIMEIPINYARSQEVIPIIETDFDVTIALTDPFNFNVINDMGELFRKEIKIITSPLEKINAAINKVYEKANKDIVHSLEDEFDEGMDLDTTIDILDSGADEAPVIRFVNSIIFRAVKEKASDIHIEPYEKETVYRFRINGVMQEVLRQPLKTHAAVSSRVKVMAKLDIAEKRLPQDGRIKLKIAGKDIDIRLSTVPIQNGERIVMRILEKSNTILQLEKLGFQGDVLDNLDDLSKRKHGVVYVTGPTGHGKTTTLFAMLDRVNTPDKMIITVEDPVEYEIPGISQIQVNHKIDLTFAKALRSILRQNPDIIMVGETRDFETAEMAIQASLTGHFVLSTLHTNDSASAPNRLIDMGVQPFLIASSLIGVLAQRLIQTLCNDCKEPYHPTKEELALLEISTLPKDKVIYKAKGCSKCNFRGYAGRTNVAELLMITDEIRPLILKKADSNLIKKTAQRSGMKTLRQNALEKILQGVTSIEEVVRAINDEEELNH